A DNA window from Turicibacter sp. TJ11 contains the following coding sequences:
- a CDS encoding phosphoenolpyruvate carboxykinase — translation MKPQFELERNTAVINFSAHYCNTEDELLNSQGFERVLTRFLKKLKKKESPIYEQLVYVCGEDQIATELISLFKLLLVLELDEVMQMNRSFIVLLQHKDALIELIEELYDYWRRLERYSVIYNSEEGTGIQKIKFIEANNSFTNLVLRVYRTIEERLLGHHQNVYRQLIVGANAGLVLNEIKWDIPMQYMGLRYPAFIESIVLMPPFITYPKRTKRDGIFEEVFENPLDGLYLDPNNWFVYAAKVGTALAYVYFHRDFMAQGVTMCNLFELADLEECKNKKPDLIYVFGNKDKEDRAVFYQDKEHDIMIGYASYSEEHDYFGYMKKMILTLYNVKMINENKLPLHGAMIELTLKNGKHSNIVIIGDSGAGKSETLEAVRMIAEDEIKDMKTIFDDMGTLALENGEIRAYGTEIGAFVRLDDLDTGYAYRTIDRSIFMNPDKTNARIVIPVATYKEITTGRPIDMFLYANNYEENGDEFEFFNDVNEAKEVFVRGARKAKGTTTETGLVESYFANPFGPVQLKEQTDLLIDKYFEALFKNNIKVGQLRTRLAVEGQEHSGPAKAAEKLLSYINEVE, via the coding sequence ATGAAACCACAGTTTGAATTAGAGCGTAACACGGCTGTTATTAACTTTTCTGCTCATTATTGTAATACAGAAGATGAGTTATTAAATAGTCAAGGATTTGAGCGAGTGCTAACTCGTTTTTTAAAAAAATTAAAGAAAAAAGAATCACCAATTTATGAACAATTAGTTTATGTATGTGGTGAAGATCAAATTGCTACTGAATTAATTTCATTATTTAAGTTGTTATTAGTATTAGAGCTAGATGAAGTGATGCAAATGAATCGTTCATTTATTGTTTTGTTACAGCACAAAGATGCATTAATTGAACTCATTGAAGAACTTTATGATTATTGGCGTCGCTTAGAACGATACAGTGTCATTTACAATAGTGAAGAAGGAACAGGGATTCAAAAAATTAAATTTATTGAGGCTAACAACTCATTTACTAATTTAGTGTTAAGAGTATATCGTACGATTGAAGAACGACTATTAGGTCATCATCAAAATGTTTATCGTCAGTTAATCGTAGGGGCGAATGCCGGTCTAGTTCTAAATGAAATCAAATGGGACATTCCAATGCAGTACATGGGGTTACGTTATCCAGCCTTCATTGAATCCATTGTTCTCATGCCACCGTTTATTACTTATCCAAAACGAACAAAACGAGACGGAATTTTTGAAGAAGTGTTTGAAAATCCATTAGATGGACTGTATCTAGACCCAAATAACTGGTTTGTTTACGCCGCAAAAGTAGGAACAGCGTTAGCGTATGTATATTTCCATCGTGACTTTATGGCACAAGGCGTTACGATGTGTAACTTATTTGAATTAGCAGACTTAGAAGAATGTAAAAATAAAAAACCAGATTTAATTTATGTTTTTGGAAATAAAGATAAAGAAGATCGAGCTGTTTTTTATCAAGATAAAGAACATGATATTATGATTGGTTATGCCTCATACAGTGAAGAGCATGATTACTTCGGATATATGAAAAAAATGATTTTAACATTATATAATGTCAAAATGATTAATGAAAACAAACTTCCGTTACATGGAGCCATGATTGAATTAACATTAAAAAATGGAAAACACAGTAACATTGTCATCATCGGGGATAGCGGAGCAGGAAAATCAGAAACATTAGAAGCTGTACGTATGATTGCTGAAGATGAAATCAAAGATATGAAAACAATCTTTGATGATATGGGAACATTGGCATTAGAAAATGGAGAGATTCGCGCATATGGAACTGAAATCGGAGCCTTTGTTCGATTAGACGACTTAGATACAGGATATGCTTATCGTACAATTGATCGCAGTATCTTTATGAATCCAGATAAAACAAATGCCCGTATTGTAATCCCAGTTGCAACATATAAAGAAATTACAACAGGACGCCCAATTGATATGTTCTTATATGCGAACAACTATGAAGAAAACGGAGATGAGTTTGAATTCTTTAATGATGTTAATGAAGCAAAAGAAGTCTTTGTTCGTGGAGCACGTAAGGCAAAAGGAACTACTACAGAAACTGGACTCGTCGAATCATATTTTGCAAACCCATTTGGTCCTGTTCAGTTAAAAGAACAAACCGATCTATTAATTGATAAATACTTTGAGGCTTTATTTAAAAATAATATTAAAGTTGGACAATTGCGAACTAGATTAGCGGTTGAAGGACAGGAACATAGTGGTCCAGCAAAAGCAGCCGAGAAATTGTTATCTTATATTAATGAAGTAGAGTAA
- a CDS encoding alanine--glyoxylate aminotransferase family protein — MNKVLFTPGPTNVPEEIRHVLGQDLIHHRMADYHKLLKEVNEDLKCIFDTKNDVLILTSSGTGSMESTVVNLFSTNDEVLVINTGWFGERFIEICKVYGLKVHELSYEWGNTYNIKEIEKMLEDYPSIKGIFVTYHETATGVVNHLEPLGRLTKQTDRLLIADCISGMVVQDFHFDEWGVDCAVASSQKGFLLPPGLSFVALSDKAKVALEHSNIPKYYWDYRKYLNYFNNKSEQPFTPAISIVLALQVALKQLLNKGLTKVIEDKQFIRKYAEEKFKDLGFTLFIEDESIRGNVLVPVIVPDEIDGSKLTALIDERYNFTVAGGMNQYAGKMLRIGIIGEITNKEIDLLIEYIQEVLPECKK, encoded by the coding sequence ATGAATAAGGTTTTATTTACACCTGGTCCTACAAATGTCCCTGAAGAAATTAGACATGTGCTTGGACAAGATTTAATTCATCACAGAATGGCAGATTATCATAAACTACTAAAAGAAGTGAATGAAGATTTAAAATGTATTTTTGATACGAAAAATGATGTACTTATCTTAACATCATCAGGAACTGGATCAATGGAATCAACCGTTGTTAACTTGTTCTCAACTAATGATGAAGTCTTAGTCATTAACACAGGTTGGTTTGGAGAAAGATTTATTGAAATTTGCAAAGTTTATGGACTTAAAGTACATGAGTTAAGTTATGAGTGGGGGAACACTTATAACATTAAAGAGATTGAAAAGATGTTAGAAGACTACCCATCAATTAAAGGAATTTTTGTGACTTATCATGAAACTGCGACAGGTGTTGTCAATCATCTAGAACCACTAGGTCGTTTAACCAAACAGACCGATCGCTTATTAATCGCTGATTGTATTAGTGGTATGGTTGTTCAAGACTTTCATTTTGATGAATGGGGCGTTGATTGTGCCGTTGCAAGTAGTCAAAAAGGATTTTTATTACCACCAGGACTTAGTTTTGTTGCTTTAAGTGATAAAGCAAAAGTAGCATTAGAACATTCAAACATTCCAAAATACTATTGGGACTATCGTAAATATCTTAACTATTTTAATAATAAATCAGAACAACCATTTACACCGGCTATTTCGATTGTTCTTGCTTTACAGGTGGCATTAAAACAGTTACTTAATAAGGGATTAACAAAGGTTATTGAGGATAAACAATTTATTCGCAAATATGCAGAGGAAAAATTTAAAGATTTAGGATTTACGTTGTTCATTGAGGACGAATCCATTCGCGGAAATGTACTAGTGCCTGTGATTGTTCCAGACGAGATTGATGGAAGTAAATTAACAGCACTCATCGATGAACGATATAACTTCACAGTAGCGGGTGGTATGAACCAGTATGCTGGAAAGATGCTACGCATCGGGATTATTGGAGAAATTACAAATAAGGAAATCGATTTACTTATAGAGTACATTCAGGAAGTTCTTCCAGAGTGCAAAAAGTAA